Proteins from a genomic interval of Meiothermus sp.:
- a CDS encoding aminotransferase class V-fold PLP-dependent enzyme, translating into MFDLDKARRETPGVNHVVHLNNAGAALMPQAVLDAVKAHLELEAHTGGYEAARAREGELSAVYTSLARLLGCHPDEVAVVENATRAWDMAFYSIPFRAGDVILTSQAEYASNYIAYLQVSRRTGAVVEVIPDDEHGQVDVEALSRMLKKRVKLVSITHIPTNGGLVNPAAEIGRLTRAHGVLYLLDACQSVGQMPVDVQEIGCDLLSATSRKYLRGPRGVGFLYARREVLQRLEPPFLDLHAATWVAPDRYEIEPGARRFENWECNVAGKLGLGAAVDYALAWGLENTWPRVRALAEQVRRGLGEVPGCEVLDLGRERCGIISFTLEGYAPDQIRDCLRRQGINVNVSRAPSTFLDMTRRGIKELVRASVHYYNSETELERFLVALGRLEQEVRA; encoded by the coding sequence GTGTTTGACCTCGACAAAGCCCGCAGGGAGACTCCTGGGGTGAACCATGTGGTTCACCTCAACAACGCCGGGGCGGCGCTGATGCCCCAAGCTGTGTTGGATGCAGTCAAGGCCCACCTGGAATTGGAAGCGCACACCGGCGGTTACGAGGCGGCCCGTGCGCGGGAGGGGGAGTTGAGCGCAGTGTATACCTCGCTGGCGCGGCTGCTGGGCTGCCATCCCGATGAAGTGGCGGTGGTGGAAAACGCCACCCGGGCTTGGGACATGGCCTTTTACAGCATCCCCTTCCGGGCGGGAGACGTGATCCTCACCAGCCAGGCCGAGTACGCCAGCAACTACATCGCCTACCTCCAGGTATCCCGGCGCACCGGGGCGGTGGTCGAGGTCATCCCTGACGATGAGCACGGTCAGGTAGACGTCGAGGCCCTTTCAAGGATGCTCAAGAAGCGGGTCAAGCTGGTCTCGATCACCCACATCCCGACCAACGGGGGGCTGGTCAATCCCGCAGCCGAGATCGGAAGGCTCACCCGAGCGCACGGGGTGCTGTACCTGCTGGATGCCTGCCAGTCGGTGGGGCAGATGCCCGTAGACGTACAAGAAATCGGCTGTGACCTGCTTTCAGCGACCAGCCGCAAGTACCTGCGGGGCCCGCGTGGGGTGGGCTTCCTCTATGCTCGCAGGGAGGTGTTGCAGCGGCTCGAGCCACCCTTCCTCGACCTCCATGCCGCGACCTGGGTAGCACCCGACCGCTACGAGATCGAGCCCGGCGCCAGGCGCTTCGAGAACTGGGAGTGCAACGTCGCGGGCAAGCTGGGCCTTGGAGCCGCGGTCGATTACGCGCTGGCCTGGGGGCTGGAGAACACGTGGCCCAGGGTGCGGGCCCTGGCCGAGCAAGTGCGCAGGGGCCTGGGCGAGGTTCCCGGGTGCGAGGTGCTCGACCTGGGTCGCGAACGGTGTGGCATCATCTCGTTCACCCTCGAGGGCTACGCCCCCGACCAGATACGCGACTGCCTGCGGCGGCAAGGCATCAACGTCAATGTCTCCCGCGCCCCTTCCACATTCTTGGACATGACCCGGCGGGGCATCAAGGAATTGGTGCGGGCGAGTGTCCATTACTACAACAGCGAGACCGAACTTGAGCGGTTTCTGGTCGCGCTCGGGCGACTCGAGCAGGAAGTGCGGGCTTAG
- a CDS encoding transporter substrate-binding domain-containing protein: protein MRSNFPNSGWLTVAVLGLLAVGGIGLWQRGGAQAGDLLSRVRAAGVLRVANTQASPPWSMIDDKKQLVGFDVDVAYELAKRLGIPKVEFVAGRFADFIAGIEANKYDIVISGQTVTEERKKVVDFSIPYQAISVSVFTRPSRVGQFKSLEDLSGKRVAVTSGSTQEKFVREKVPGAIPKTYENGTLALMDVAFGRADAGLFNRFVGAYLAQKNGLLVAPAFDLGVELNAMSFRKGEAAFKAAVDKALADMIADGTLTAISKKWLGGQDMAAALAKYAK, encoded by the coding sequence ATGCGGAGCAATTTCCCGAACAGCGGTTGGCTCACGGTCGCGGTGCTTGGGCTGTTGGCGGTAGGGGGTATCGGCCTGTGGCAAAGAGGTGGTGCCCAAGCCGGCGATCTGCTGTCGCGGGTCAGGGCCGCCGGGGTGCTGCGGGTGGCCAACACCCAGGCCAGCCCGCCCTGGAGCATGATCGACGACAAAAAGCAGCTCGTGGGCTTTGACGTTGACGTGGCTTATGAATTGGCCAAGCGCCTGGGCATTCCCAAGGTGGAATTCGTCGCCGGGCGTTTCGCCGACTTCATCGCGGGCATCGAAGCGAACAAGTACGACATCGTAATCTCAGGACAGACCGTCACCGAAGAACGCAAGAAGGTGGTGGATTTCTCCATCCCCTATCAGGCCATCAGCGTGTCGGTGTTCACCCGTCCGAGCCGGGTGGGCCAGTTCAAGAGCTTGGAGGACCTGAGCGGTAAGCGGGTGGCGGTGACTTCGGGCTCAACCCAGGAGAAGTTCGTCCGCGAGAAGGTCCCCGGGGCCATCCCTAAGACCTACGAAAACGGCACCCTGGCGCTCATGGACGTGGCCTTCGGCCGTGCCGACGCGGGGCTTTTCAACCGCTTCGTGGGCGCTTATCTCGCCCAGAAAAACGGGCTGCTGGTGGCCCCCGCCTTCGACCTGGGGGTGGAGCTCAACGCCATGAGCTTCCGCAAGGGTGAGGCCGCGTTCAAGGCGGCGGTGGATAAGGCGCTGGCCGACATGATTGCCGACGGCACGCTCACCGCCATCTCCAAGAAGTGGCTCGGCGGGCAAGACATGGCGGCGGCGCTGGCGAAGTATGCCAAATAA
- a CDS encoding PIG-L deacetylase family protein — protein sequence MPKSILMLATYGLEIVEVGGTLALHAQGGDAVHAAVVLSRPQTRPQIEQAAKILGVRSVRFLEFQVGETQLDTPSKIKLVRLIRETRPDILITQDPEHSYADLDPDRRLLMLLYLEAASLAGRDWRIEECGGFERHLIRDLYYMSPHNPNCVVEIGSTFALKQQALGVLEGQMAFTAQVLRSRLNPESLETIVPGYAHLSDLELGRSLHREMDKSSALYHGLLSHAGATMAEAFRHQFPFRLERLL from the coding sequence ATGCCCAAAAGCATTCTGATGTTGGCGACCTATGGCCTGGAGATCGTGGAAGTGGGTGGTACGCTGGCCCTGCACGCCCAGGGGGGCGATGCCGTACACGCTGCCGTGGTGCTGTCCAGGCCGCAGACCCGCCCCCAGATCGAGCAAGCCGCGAAGATCTTGGGGGTACGGTCGGTGCGGTTCCTGGAGTTTCAGGTCGGCGAGACCCAGCTCGACACCCCCTCCAAAATCAAGCTGGTGCGACTGATCCGGGAGACCCGCCCGGACATCCTGATCACGCAAGACCCCGAGCATTCCTATGCCGACCTCGACCCCGACCGCAGACTGCTCATGCTCTTGTATCTCGAGGCGGCCTCGTTGGCCGGACGGGACTGGCGCATCGAGGAGTGTGGCGGGTTTGAGCGCCACCTGATCCGCGACCTCTACTACATGTCGCCGCACAACCCCAACTGTGTGGTCGAGATCGGATCCACCTTTGCCCTCAAGCAACAGGCCCTGGGGGTGCTCGAGGGGCAGATGGCCTTCACTGCACAGGTGCTGCGCAGCAGGCTTAACCCAGAGTCACTGGAGACCATTGTTCCTGGATATGCCCACCTGTCCGACCTCGAGCTGGGGCGCTCGCTGCATCGCGAAATGGACAAGTCGTCGGCGCTCTATCACGGACTGCTGAGCCATGCCGGGGCCACCATGGCCGAGGCGTTCAGGCATCAGTTCCCCTTTCGGTTGGAACGGTTGCTCTGA
- a CDS encoding ABC transporter permease: MVSSAVASARSRRWRELSKMLLASPVGVTGLGLLTLMLFLALFGPLIAPYDPTLPSGKPFEQPSSAHLLGTNDVGQDILSELIVGTRVSLLIGFSAAAGAILIGTLVGLVAGYSGGWLDGALMRLVDVMLVLPFIPLMIVVAAYLGPSTGNLIAAIMLVIWARPARVIRSGVLALRGATYVEGARALGASDFHILFRHILPGVLPIAVSQFILVASGSILIEASLSFLGLGDPVRKSWGSILYYAQIRGAFLNGSWPWWVVPPGVMITLAVLGFALTGRALEGYLFPRLRKG; the protein is encoded by the coding sequence ATGGTTAGCTCTGCTGTTGCTTCGGCCCGATCAAGACGCTGGCGCGAGCTTTCGAAGATGCTTCTGGCTAGCCCTGTCGGCGTTACGGGCCTGGGCTTGCTGACCTTGATGTTGTTTTTAGCCCTGTTCGGCCCGCTGATCGCCCCCTATGACCCCACCCTGCCCAGCGGCAAACCCTTTGAGCAACCCTCGAGCGCCCATCTGCTGGGCACCAACGACGTGGGTCAGGACATTCTCTCCGAGCTAATCGTGGGTACGCGGGTTTCGCTCCTGATCGGCTTTAGCGCTGCGGCAGGCGCCATCTTGATCGGTACGTTGGTGGGTCTGGTAGCGGGCTACAGCGGTGGCTGGCTGGACGGGGCGCTGATGCGCCTGGTGGACGTGATGCTGGTGCTGCCCTTCATCCCGCTGATGATCGTGGTGGCCGCCTATCTAGGACCAAGCACCGGCAACCTGATTGCCGCCATCATGCTGGTCATCTGGGCGCGACCCGCTCGAGTGATCCGTTCCGGGGTGCTGGCCTTGCGCGGGGCGACCTACGTCGAAGGGGCCAGGGCCCTGGGGGCTAGCGACTTCCACATCCTCTTCCGCCACATCCTGCCCGGGGTGCTGCCCATCGCAGTCTCGCAGTTCATTCTGGTGGCATCCGGCAGCATCCTGATCGAAGCCTCACTCTCCTTCTTGGGCTTGGGTGACCCGGTGCGCAAGAGCTGGGGTTCCATCCTCTATTACGCCCAGATTCGCGGGGCTTTTCTCAACGGTTCGTGGCCCTGGTGGGTGGTGCCCCCGGGGGTGATGATCACGTTAGCGGTGCTGGGTTTCGCCCTTACCGGCCGCGCTTTGGAAGGCTATCTGTTCCCGCGCTTGCGCAAAGGTTGA
- a CDS encoding ABC transporter substrate-binding protein, which yields MKRFNVLSLVLAVSFALLTGAALAGHTGQRIILAIPQDEGELTPYTYVTGYPGYNMLSLVFDTLMLNDLGDVPRPWLAESVTSTNGGRQWTIKLREGAVWHDGKPLTSADVKFSYEYYKKYPLIGRFATAVRGISDIRTPDERTVVITLPRPEANFQQVTLADVPILPQHLWQNVTDPRAFKNATGSGPFKLVEHRPDQSYRLVENPSYFGGKPGADEVVLSIIKDATSTFQALQAGQISATSREVLPELIGQFSNNPRLKVVRGPGYASTLLQFNTTIPPFNEVRFRQAVAGLIDTKGLVETLLLGYGTPGNAGFVHPQSPFYSAATREYKRLSVAEAGKVLDSLGYRAGAGGVRVGKDGKRLEFTLLVQSNNPLRIRAAELIAQQVRPAGIVFNVRSLDPTTVQQAVWPDFDVAKGRNFELAMWGWSAPVTSQLNLRGLFNSNPAAGTLNIGGYKNPTVDSLTERMVTTVDFDQRKQLATQVQTIIARDLPFITLWYADGVYAYRPEAYDGWKFQKGQGIINKRSFLQGQ from the coding sequence ATGAAGCGATTCAACGTGCTGTCGTTAGTCCTGGCTGTGTCCTTCGCGCTGCTGACAGGTGCCGCACTGGCCGGTCACACTGGCCAGCGCATCATTCTCGCCATACCCCAGGATGAGGGAGAGCTAACTCCCTACACGTACGTGACCGGCTACCCCGGTTACAACATGCTGTCCCTGGTGTTCGACACCCTGATGCTCAACGACCTAGGCGACGTGCCCCGCCCTTGGCTGGCGGAGAGCGTCACCAGCACGAACGGGGGCCGGCAGTGGACCATCAAGCTCCGCGAGGGCGCTGTGTGGCATGACGGCAAACCCCTGACCAGCGCCGACGTGAAGTTCTCCTACGAGTACTACAAGAAGTACCCCCTGATCGGACGTTTCGCTACCGCGGTGCGCGGCATCTCCGACATCCGCACGCCGGATGAACGCACAGTAGTCATCACCCTTCCCCGGCCCGAGGCCAACTTCCAGCAGGTCACGCTGGCCGACGTGCCCATCCTGCCCCAGCACCTCTGGCAGAACGTCACCGACCCCAGGGCTTTCAAGAACGCCACGGGCAGCGGCCCCTTCAAGCTGGTGGAGCACCGCCCGGACCAGTCGTACCGGCTGGTGGAGAATCCCAGCTACTTTGGCGGCAAACCCGGTGCGGACGAGGTGGTGTTGAGCATCATCAAAGACGCCACCTCGACCTTCCAGGCCCTACAGGCCGGGCAGATCAGCGCGACCAGCCGCGAGGTGTTGCCCGAACTGATCGGCCAGTTCTCCAATAACCCACGGCTCAAGGTGGTGCGGGGGCCAGGGTATGCCAGCACCCTGCTGCAGTTCAACACCACGATCCCGCCGTTCAACGAAGTCCGCTTCCGCCAGGCGGTGGCCGGCTTGATCGACACCAAGGGCTTGGTCGAGACGTTGCTGCTCGGCTACGGCACTCCCGGCAACGCCGGCTTCGTGCACCCGCAGTCGCCCTTCTACAGTGCGGCCACCCGTGAGTACAAGCGCCTGAGCGTAGCCGAGGCCGGGAAGGTGCTGGACTCGCTGGGCTACCGGGCCGGCGCGGGGGGTGTACGCGTGGGCAAGGACGGCAAGCGGCTGGAGTTCACGCTTCTGGTGCAGTCCAACAACCCTTTGCGCATCCGTGCCGCGGAGCTGATCGCCCAGCAGGTTCGGCCCGCAGGCATCGTCTTCAACGTACGCTCGCTCGACCCCACCACGGTGCAACAGGCAGTTTGGCCGGACTTCGACGTGGCCAAAGGCCGCAACTTCGAGTTGGCCATGTGGGGATGGTCCGCCCCGGTGACCTCGCAGCTCAACCTGCGCGGGCTGTTTAACTCCAACCCTGCTGCCGGGACGCTCAACATCGGCGGTTACAAGAACCCTACGGTGGACAGCCTCACGGAGCGCATGGTCACCACCGTGGACTTCGACCAGCGCAAGCAGCTCGCGACACAGGTTCAGACCATCATCGCGCGCGATCTACCCTTTATCACCTTGTGGTATGCCGACGGGGTCTACGCCTACCGGCCCGAGGCCTATGACGGATGGAAGTTCCAGAAGGGCCAGGGCATCATCAACAAGCGCTCCTTCTTGCAAGGGCAGTAA
- a CDS encoding MFS transporter: MKVLLPFRSLRNPLFARLYAAQTTSLLGDAFTWVGLALLAFEVGGARSAAILAGALTLRVTAFVALSPLAGALADRMDRKTLMVAADLGRMVVIGLMPLVSEVWQVYVLMFALNALTAFFTPAYQAALPQVTRQKDYAQAIALSGATYEVLGVLGPGVAGAIAGLIGARNIFFLDAGTFLISALLILTLPVRLRVDRSSDTAQATTLRDVQDGTLRLWQDAPMRYALLLELVAAVSGALILVGTVGLVRGQLELGDLEYGWGMAAFGVGATLAALAVGALEGRLPRTTFVLLGALVSTLAVLPANFVPFIPLLLLWILAGAGQNWVNLPTQTLIADRTPEAFQGRVYGAHFAWSHLWWALTYPLAGWLGSRFAEQSFLYGGFVAVVLLAGVMLQPRLRNRATPG, translated from the coding sequence GTGAAGGTCCTCCTCCCCTTCCGGAGTCTGCGCAACCCGCTTTTCGCCCGGCTCTACGCCGCGCAGACTACCAGCCTGTTGGGCGACGCCTTTACCTGGGTGGGTCTGGCTCTGCTGGCCTTTGAGGTGGGTGGGGCACGGTCGGCGGCGATTCTGGCCGGGGCGCTCACGCTGCGGGTTACGGCCTTCGTGGCTCTCTCGCCGCTGGCGGGAGCCTTGGCCGACCGGATGGACCGCAAGACCCTGATGGTCGCTGCCGACCTGGGGCGAATGGTGGTCATCGGGCTGATGCCCCTGGTAAGTGAGGTCTGGCAGGTCTACGTGCTGATGTTTGCCCTTAACGCGCTCACCGCCTTTTTCACCCCCGCGTATCAGGCAGCCCTGCCTCAGGTGACGCGGCAGAAGGACTACGCTCAGGCCATCGCGCTTTCTGGAGCGACCTACGAGGTGCTGGGGGTGCTCGGCCCCGGGGTGGCGGGTGCGATCGCCGGGCTGATCGGGGCACGGAACATTTTCTTCTTGGACGCGGGGACCTTTTTGATCTCGGCCCTGCTCATCTTGACCCTGCCGGTGAGGCTGCGGGTGGATCGGTCGTCGGACACGGCACAGGCCACCACGTTACGCGACGTTCAGGACGGAACACTGCGGTTATGGCAGGACGCCCCGATGCGCTACGCGCTGCTGCTGGAGTTGGTCGCGGCGGTATCGGGTGCGCTGATTTTGGTGGGCACGGTAGGGCTGGTGCGGGGGCAGCTCGAGCTGGGCGACCTCGAGTACGGCTGGGGGATGGCGGCCTTCGGGGTCGGGGCCACGCTGGCGGCCCTGGCGGTGGGCGCCCTGGAGGGGCGCCTGCCCCGCACCACCTTCGTGCTGCTGGGGGCGCTGGTCTCCACACTGGCGGTGCTGCCCGCCAATTTCGTTCCGTTCATCCCTTTGCTGCTCCTGTGGATCCTTGCCGGGGCGGGCCAGAACTGGGTTAACCTGCCTACTCAAACACTCATCGCCGACCGCACCCCTGAAGCGTTCCAGGGGCGGGTCTACGGGGCACACTTCGCCTGGAGCCACCTGTGGTGGGCGTTGACTTACCCCCTGGCCGGCTGGCTGGGGAGCCGCTTCGCCGAGCAGTCCTTCTTATACGGCGGTTTCGTGGCCGTAGTTCTGCTCGCCGGAGTGATGCTCCAGCCCAGGCTCAGGAACCGGGCGACGCCGGGGTGA
- a CDS encoding helix-turn-helix transcriptional regulator, giving the protein MERHGVSYPPPQQDFERVLRTFQALAETARLRIALGMIEGEQSVGCLVERLDLPQSTVSRHLAALRAAEVATARREGTKVFYRLKSHIADLLTQAFAHAEHQRLGLPEHGASR; this is encoded by the coding sequence ATGGAGCGCCACGGCGTTTCGTACCCACCCCCCCAGCAAGACTTCGAGCGAGTCCTGAGGACATTCCAGGCCCTGGCTGAGACCGCCCGCCTGCGCATCGCCCTGGGCATGATCGAGGGGGAGCAGAGCGTGGGTTGCCTGGTCGAGCGCCTCGACCTGCCCCAGAGCACCGTCTCGAGGCACCTCGCGGCGCTACGGGCGGCTGAGGTGGCGACGGCCCGCCGCGAGGGGACCAAGGTGTTCTACCGCCTCAAGAGCCACATCGCCGACCTGCTGACCCAGGCCTTCGCCCACGCCGAGCACCAGCGGCTGGGGCTTCCCGAACACGGGGCTTCGCGGTGA
- a CDS encoding amino acid ABC transporter ATP-binding protein yields the protein MNHQEMHVHGVPHAHGGVCQIRAENIHKRFGSLEVLKGVSLTVHKGEVVVIMGPSGSGKTTFIRCLNFLEEPDQGRVVVCNVEVDCGVRAASRERSGKIRQLRTRAAMVFQSFNLFPHMTALGNVIEGPIQVLGMKREEAVKLGEQLLAKVGLAEKRDEYPSRLSGGQKQRVAIARALAMNPEVVLFDEPTSALDPELHEEVLQTMRQLARDGMTMIVVTHEVKFAHDVADRVVFMADGTVVEEGVPQEILVNPKHPRTRAFLRLVEH from the coding sequence ATGAACCACCAGGAAATGCACGTGCACGGAGTGCCGCACGCTCACGGTGGGGTCTGCCAGATTCGTGCCGAAAACATCCACAAGCGCTTCGGTTCGCTCGAGGTGCTCAAGGGGGTCTCGCTTACGGTCCACAAGGGCGAGGTGGTGGTGATCATGGGGCCTTCGGGTTCAGGAAAGACCACCTTCATCCGCTGTCTGAACTTCCTTGAGGAGCCCGATCAAGGCCGGGTGGTCGTTTGTAACGTGGAGGTGGACTGTGGGGTGAGGGCTGCTAGCCGTGAGCGCAGCGGCAAGATCCGCCAACTGCGCACCCGGGCGGCGATGGTCTTCCAATCCTTCAACCTCTTCCCCCACATGACCGCGCTAGGCAACGTGATCGAAGGACCGATCCAGGTGCTGGGTATGAAGCGCGAGGAAGCCGTAAAGTTGGGCGAACAGCTCTTGGCCAAGGTGGGGCTGGCTGAAAAACGTGACGAGTACCCGTCGAGGCTTTCTGGGGGACAAAAGCAAAGGGTGGCCATCGCCCGCGCCCTGGCCATGAACCCCGAGGTGGTGTTGTTCGACGAGCCCACCAGTGCCCTGGACCCGGAGTTGCACGAGGAGGTCCTGCAAACGATGCGGCAGCTCGCCAGGGACGGGATGACCATGATCGTCGTCACCCACGAGGTCAAGTTCGCCCACGACGTGGCCGATCGGGTAGTGTTCATGGCGGACGGGACGGTGGTCGAGGAGGGGGTGCCCCAGGAAATCCTGGTCAATCCCAAGCACCCGCGCACGCGAGCCTTCCTCCGTTTGGTCGAGCACTGA
- a CDS encoding ABC transporter permease yields the protein MLNRLGQYLLVLLVAVTVNFFLPRAMPGSPLQFLAGDEVATLSPEQRQAILQRAGLDQPLLVQFLRYLGQLARGDLGYSYQENRPVRSILLERLPWTLLLTATALLLSSLFGVIVGALAAWRRGGMLDNTTLAGSIALDAVPTFWLGMMLVAIFAVQLQIFPVFGARTAWANYQGWSAVVDVTRHLVLPATTLTIASLSGTYLVMRYAMLAVLGEDYIRTARAKGMAERQVLYKHALRNAILPVFTVFMLNLGTLVGGAAVIETVFSYPGVGRLLFESATNRDYPLLQGAFFLVTLSVLLFNLLADLLYPLVDPRVRGSHG from the coding sequence ATGCTCAATCGCCTGGGCCAATACCTCCTGGTGCTGCTGGTCGCAGTGACGGTGAACTTCTTCCTGCCCCGGGCTATGCCGGGCAGCCCGTTGCAGTTCCTCGCTGGTGATGAGGTGGCCACGCTGAGCCCCGAGCAGCGCCAGGCCATCCTCCAGCGCGCGGGCTTGGACCAGCCGCTGCTGGTGCAGTTCTTGCGCTACCTGGGCCAGTTGGCCCGTGGCGATCTCGGCTACAGCTACCAGGAAAATCGTCCGGTGCGCTCGATCCTGCTCGAGCGCCTACCCTGGACTCTTCTGCTCACTGCAACCGCCCTGCTCCTCTCCTCGCTCTTCGGCGTCATCGTAGGGGCCCTGGCCGCCTGGCGGCGTGGGGGGATGCTGGACAACACCACCCTGGCCGGCTCGATCGCCCTTGACGCGGTGCCCACCTTCTGGCTGGGGATGATGCTGGTGGCGATCTTCGCCGTGCAGCTACAGATCTTCCCGGTTTTCGGGGCCAGAACTGCGTGGGCCAACTACCAGGGCTGGTCGGCGGTGGTAGACGTGACGCGTCACCTGGTATTGCCCGCCACCACCCTCACCATCGCCAGCCTCTCCGGCACCTACCTGGTGATGCGCTACGCGATGCTCGCCGTGCTGGGAGAGGACTACATCCGCACCGCCCGGGCCAAGGGAATGGCCGAGCGCCAGGTGCTTTACAAGCACGCCCTGCGCAACGCCATCCTCCCGGTGTTCACGGTGTTCATGCTCAACCTGGGAACGCTGGTGGGCGGGGCCGCAGTAATCGAGACGGTGTTCTCCTATCCAGGGGTGGGGCGGCTGCTGTTTGAGTCGGCCACCAACCGCGATTACCCCTTGCTGCAGGGGGCCTTTTTCCTGGTGACGCTTTCGGTGTTGCTTTTCAACCTGCTGGCAGACTTGCTCTATCCCCTGGTTGACCCCAGGGTACGGGGTTCACATGGTTAG
- a CDS encoding amino acid ABC transporter permease, producing the protein MLELLQQAAPFLLQALWTTIWLGVVSFVLSLAVGLVVAVARMYGPWPLRAPAVAFVSLVRGTPLLTQILLVYYGLPQLGFTIEAIPAVVLTLALHAGAYTSEDMRGGIQSVDKGQWEAGYSSGMTFAQVMRRIILPQAIRVITPSLGNRFITMMKDTSLASVVTVVELTRVAEQIGSATFRYMQMFVIVALIYWVVNSLLSLGQAKLEERMRRAYQ; encoded by the coding sequence ATGCTCGAGCTACTCCAACAGGCCGCACCCTTCTTGCTCCAAGCTCTGTGGACAACCATCTGGCTGGGTGTGGTTTCGTTCGTCCTCAGCCTGGCGGTGGGGCTGGTGGTGGCGGTGGCTCGGATGTACGGCCCCTGGCCGCTGCGGGCCCCAGCCGTCGCGTTCGTTTCACTCGTCCGTGGCACCCCTTTACTCACCCAAATCCTGCTGGTCTATTACGGCCTGCCACAACTGGGATTCACCATTGAAGCCATCCCGGCGGTCGTTTTGACCTTGGCCCTGCACGCCGGAGCCTACACCAGTGAGGACATGCGCGGCGGCATCCAGTCGGTGGACAAGGGGCAGTGGGAGGCAGGCTATTCCAGTGGCATGACCTTCGCCCAGGTGATGCGGCGGATCATCCTGCCGCAGGCGATACGTGTGATCACGCCCTCGCTGGGCAACCGCTTCATCACCATGATGAAGGACACCTCGCTGGCCTCGGTGGTAACGGTGGTGGAGCTGACGCGGGTGGCCGAGCAGATCGGTTCGGCTACTTTCCGCTACATGCAGATGTTCGTGATCGTGGCCCTCATCTACTGGGTCGTCAACTCGCTCTTGTCGCTGGGCCAGGCCAAACTCGAGGAGCGGATGCGGAGGGCCTACCAATGA
- a CDS encoding GntR family transcriptional regulator translates to MPLPSQVRKVKRELAREQVYKQLRDWIIDGTLRPGEVIKDVELAEALEVSRTPVREALRRLEDEGLIETASHKWTRVARLDPEQADELYGIVQRLEVYALELAQFKLTEADFLTLEAANARLAQAIERHDAKAALAADNAFHQVWIERSGNRELAQLLADLKVKLRRFELAHFDSKDAMESVKEHQVIVESLRTGKSRKALEALEGNWEGATDRFSRRVLGKLAKSP, encoded by the coding sequence GTGCCACTGCCATCACAGGTTCGTAAGGTCAAGCGGGAGCTGGCCCGGGAACAGGTGTACAAACAGCTGCGGGATTGGATCATCGACGGCACACTCAGGCCGGGTGAGGTCATCAAGGATGTCGAACTGGCGGAAGCGCTCGAGGTCAGCCGTACCCCGGTTCGCGAGGCGCTACGCCGGCTCGAGGACGAGGGCCTGATCGAGACCGCCTCGCACAAGTGGACCCGGGTAGCGCGGCTCGACCCCGAGCAGGCCGATGAGTTGTACGGCATCGTGCAGCGCCTGGAGGTCTACGCCCTGGAGCTGGCTCAGTTCAAGCTGACCGAGGCCGATTTCCTGACCCTGGAAGCGGCCAACGCCCGTCTGGCTCAGGCCATCGAACGCCACGACGCCAAGGCGGCGCTGGCGGCGGACAACGCCTTCCACCAGGTCTGGATCGAGCGCTCGGGCAACCGCGAGTTGGCACAGCTCTTGGCGGATTTGAAGGTTAAATTACGCCGCTTCGAGCTGGCCCACTTCGACTCCAAGGACGCGATGGAGTCCGTAAAAGAACATCAAGTCATCGTGGAGTCGCTCCGCACGGGCAAAAGCCGCAAAGCCCTGGAGGCCCTCGAAGGCAACTGGGAGGGAGCCACCGACCGTTTCTCGAGGCGGGTATTGGGCAAACTGGCCAAGAGCCCATAG